A part of Parvivirga hydrogeniphila genomic DNA contains:
- the hpt gene encoding hypoxanthine phosphoribosyltransferase, which produces MSGYYTIHDPLIERVLLTEEEIADICVRLGARITEDYRGKDLVLVSLLRGSLVFLADLSRRVELDVKLDFMAISSYGSAETVRIVKDLDEDVSGKHVLVVEDIVDTGLTLHYLLGVLAGRSPASLAVCTLLDRRARRIADVPIVYRGIEIPDVFVVGYGIDLGGRYRNLPYVAVVREEVMG; this is translated from the coding sequence GTGAGCGGCTACTACACGATCCATGACCCGCTCATCGAACGCGTCTTGCTCACGGAAGAGGAGATCGCGGACATCTGCGTGCGTCTCGGGGCGCGCATCACGGAGGACTACCGCGGCAAGGACCTGGTGCTCGTCTCGTTGCTGCGAGGAAGCCTCGTGTTCCTGGCCGACCTGAGCCGTCGCGTGGAGCTCGACGTGAAGCTCGACTTCATGGCGATATCGTCGTACGGGAGCGCCGAGACGGTCCGTATCGTGAAGGACCTGGACGAGGACGTCTCCGGCAAGCACGTCCTCGTCGTCGAAGACATCGTGGACACCGGGCTGACGCTCCACTACCTGCTCGGTGTGCTCGCAGGCAGGTCGCCTGCGAGCCTCGCGGTGTGCACGCTGCTCGATCGGCGTGCTCGCCGCATCGCCGACGTCCCCATCGTGTACCGCGGCATCGAGATCCCTGACGTGTTCGTGGTCGGCTACGGCATCGACCTCGGCGGCCGCTACCGGAACCTCCCGTACGTCGCCGTCGTGCGCGAAGAGGTGATGGGCTGA
- a CDS encoding potassium channel family protein: MLQRFVRAVAILFAILVGGTLGYTLIEGWPLLDSLYMTVITIATVGFREVRPLGGAGRLMTMALILAGVGALGYSFGTIVEFMVEGHLRAILEGRRMQKRISELSGHYIVVGIGRVGSVVARSLAEEGVPFVVIDSCDECKAAAEEAGWLFVHGDATSEEVLLQAGVKRAKGLVAAVDTDADNLFVVLTARMLNPDLFIVARSTSLASERKILASGADRVITPNVIGGRRMAAMLLRPVVADYLDVVMHGDALEYRLDAMRVRPGSELDGKTIAEAQVRDKTGAFVLAVRSGDAVNPNPGAGTRFAAGDEIIALGTREQLAKLERMV, encoded by the coding sequence ATGCTACAGCGGTTCGTGAGGGCCGTTGCGATCCTTTTCGCGATCCTCGTCGGGGGCACGCTCGGCTACACGCTGATCGAAGGGTGGCCGCTTCTCGATTCCCTGTACATGACGGTCATCACCATCGCGACCGTCGGGTTCCGGGAGGTCCGGCCTCTGGGCGGCGCCGGGCGCCTCATGACGATGGCGCTGATCCTCGCCGGCGTGGGAGCGCTCGGGTATTCGTTCGGCACCATCGTCGAGTTCATGGTGGAAGGTCACTTGCGCGCGATTCTGGAGGGCCGCCGCATGCAGAAGCGCATCTCAGAGCTGTCCGGTCACTACATCGTCGTCGGCATCGGTCGGGTCGGGTCGGTCGTCGCTCGCTCGCTTGCAGAGGAGGGCGTGCCGTTCGTCGTCATCGACTCGTGCGATGAGTGCAAAGCGGCGGCAGAAGAGGCAGGCTGGCTGTTCGTACACGGCGATGCCACGTCCGAAGAGGTGCTGCTCCAAGCAGGCGTGAAGCGCGCGAAAGGGCTCGTGGCAGCGGTGGACACCGACGCGGACAACCTGTTCGTCGTGCTCACCGCGCGCATGCTGAACCCGGACCTGTTCATCGTCGCGCGCTCGACGAGCCTCGCGTCGGAGCGCAAGATACTCGCGTCCGGGGCGGACCGCGTGATCACGCCGAACGTCATCGGCGGCAGGCGCATGGCGGCGATGCTGCTGCGGCCGGTCGTCGCGGACTACCTCGACGTCGTGATGCACGGCGATGCGCTCGAATACCGGTTGGACGCGATGCGCGTCCGCCCGGGCTCCGAGCTCGACGGCAAGACGATCGCCGAGGCGCAGGTGCGCGACAAGACGGGCGCGTTCGTGCTCGCGGTGCGCTCAGGGGACGCGGTGAACCCGAATCCGGGCGCAGGCACGCGGTTCGCTGCCGGCGACGAGATCATCGCACTGGGGACGCGCGAACAGCTCGCCAAGCTCGAACGCATGGTGTGA
- a CDS encoding C40 family peptidase yields MLTVRQTLVRVVATLVTAAFCASAAAAPRALATPSTPEIRAKQAEAKDAQAELQRMSDELEIAIEQYNAISEALAKTREDIAKTEAELEAAKADLSERRRALEERAAAIYRGEDAGVLEMLFGATSFEDLIVRVELFSRIGRYDAQLVADATAAKRRVEAAEQALKSREQEQVALKKKAEQQAADIKAAIERQRQYVEALNSEVKQLIAQEEERQRRLAEERARAAAAAAAARRGRSATPVGDLPAGHPEVVDIALKYLGVPYVWGGASPAGFDCSGLCVYVYAQIGISLPRTSAAQFQAGAHIPPDRLDLLRPGDLVFFGTDGDPSRVHHVGIYAGDGNYIHAPQIGDVVKVSSLTERIASRGDYVGASRF; encoded by the coding sequence GTGCTGACCGTCAGACAGACGCTCGTGCGCGTCGTCGCCACCCTCGTCACAGCGGCTTTCTGTGCGTCCGCCGCAGCCGCGCCACGAGCTCTTGCCACGCCATCGACCCCTGAGATCCGCGCCAAGCAAGCCGAGGCGAAGGACGCTCAGGCGGAACTTCAGCGGATGAGCGACGAGCTCGAGATTGCCATCGAGCAGTACAATGCGATCTCCGAGGCGCTCGCCAAGACGCGCGAGGACATCGCGAAGACGGAAGCAGAGCTCGAGGCGGCAAAGGCGGACCTGTCCGAGCGGCGTCGAGCGCTGGAGGAGCGAGCGGCGGCGATCTACCGGGGAGAGGACGCCGGCGTCCTGGAGATGCTGTTCGGTGCCACCTCCTTCGAAGACCTGATCGTGCGCGTCGAGCTTTTCAGCCGGATCGGACGGTACGACGCGCAGCTGGTGGCTGACGCCACGGCGGCGAAGAGGCGCGTCGAGGCGGCAGAGCAGGCGCTCAAGAGCCGAGAGCAAGAGCAGGTCGCGCTCAAGAAGAAGGCCGAGCAGCAGGCCGCCGACATCAAGGCCGCGATCGAGCGGCAGCGGCAGTACGTGGAGGCGCTCAACTCCGAGGTGAAGCAGCTCATCGCTCAGGAGGAGGAGCGGCAGCGGCGGCTTGCCGAGGAGCGTGCCCGGGCCGCCGCTGCGGCGGCCGCCGCACGCCGAGGGCGATCGGCGACGCCGGTCGGCGACCTCCCTGCAGGGCACCCGGAGGTCGTCGACATCGCGCTCAAGTACCTCGGCGTCCCGTACGTGTGGGGCGGCGCTTCTCCTGCGGGATTCGACTGCTCGGGGCTGTGCGTGTATGTCTACGCGCAGATCGGCATCTCGCTCCCGCGGACGAGCGCCGCGCAGTTCCAGGCAGGAGCGCACATCCCGCCCGACCGCCTCGACCTGTTGCGCCCCGGCGACCTGGTGTTCTTCGGGACGGACGGGGACCCGTCGCGCGTCCACCACGTGGGCATCTACGCTGGTGACGGCAACTACATACATGCGCCGCAGATCGGCGACGTGGTCAAGGTGTCGTCGCTCACCGAGCGCATCGCGTCCCGCGGAGACTACGTGGGCGCTTCGCGCTTCTGA
- a CDS encoding adenine phosphoribosyltransferase — MDLASYIRDIPDFPKEGIIFKDITPLLASPEGFREAIDVIASEFEDAGVTKVLGAEARGFIFGGALAYRLGAGFVPARKPGKLPWSTTRADYELEYGTDSLEIHADALGPEDKVLIVDDVLATGGTAAAKRHLVEMTGASCAGFAFLIELDFLGGRAKLGEDAKIVSLIHVE; from the coding sequence GTGGATCTCGCTTCCTACATCAGAGACATCCCGGACTTCCCGAAGGAAGGCATCATCTTCAAAGACATCACGCCTCTGCTCGCAAGCCCCGAGGGCTTCCGCGAGGCGATCGACGTTATCGCAAGCGAGTTCGAGGACGCTGGCGTGACGAAGGTCTTGGGCGCCGAAGCGCGCGGATTCATCTTCGGTGGCGCGCTCGCGTACAGGCTCGGCGCAGGCTTCGTTCCGGCGCGCAAGCCGGGCAAACTCCCGTGGAGCACGACGCGGGCCGACTACGAGCTCGAGTATGGGACGGACTCGCTCGAGATCCACGCGGACGCCCTCGGACCCGAGGACAAGGTGCTGATCGTGGACGACGTGCTCGCCACAGGCGGGACGGCTGCAGCCAAGCGCCACCTCGTGGAGATGACGGGCGCTTCGTGCGCTGGATTCGCGTTCCTCATCGAGCTCGACTTCCTGGGAGGACGGGCTAAGCTCGGCGAGGACGCGAAGATAGTCTCGCTCATCCACGTCGAGTAG